The Erythrolamprus reginae isolate rEryReg1 chromosome 6, rEryReg1.hap1, whole genome shotgun sequence DNA segment atttttgctacctcagtacgtcccccccccatccaggcagcagcccaccccctgCTCGGCTCCCTTTCATCGACTTTGGCTTGCCTGAGTTTCTCCAAAGCTCAACACAATATTCATTGTTCCTATCGTTGCTGGGCTCTCCTTGGTTCCACGTCAGGTAGCTGCTGCTGGATCTGTCTGTCCACTGCCAATTGCGTTGCTGTAATGACAAGGAAGGCCTCTTAGTTAACTGTGCAAAGGACACTCACACTGCAATTCCCAGATAGAGAGAGGACAGGTTGGCAAAAATAAAAGGTTGTTACTCTTTGCAAGCCTCGTCTTGAGTCTCAATCTTCTTGGCATCTCAGTGGCTCAATGAAACTTCTGGGACCTTATaataagttaggtcccacagagtcggccttcttcgggtcccgtcgactaaacaatgtcgtctggcgggacccaggggaagagccttctctgtgtgggctccgaccctctggaaccagctcccccctgagattaggattgcccccaccctccctgcctttctaaactctttaaaacccacctctgtcgtcaggcatgggggaactaaaacatctcccccttgcccatgttgttttgccgtttgattgattgactgtgtgcctgttttttttatatatattgggattgttttatgaattttttaatttaaaattgtaattagattggtgggcattggatttgttattatgtactgtttttattattgttgtgagccgccccgagtttgcggagaggggcggcatataaatccaataaatctaatctaatctaatctaatctaatatgaagaacagttgcagaacttggtttggctagtctagagaaaagaaggactagtggtGATATGATAGTAGCAATCTagcatttgaggagctgccacaaagaggagggggtcaatttattttccaaagcaccagaaggcaaaacaatggatggaaactcatcaaagagagaagcaacctggaactaaagaGAAATGTTCTAACAaagaggacaattaatcagtgtaacaaaagttgtggatgcttcatcaatggaggtttttaagaagaggctagaCAGCCACTTATCTCAAATTATATAGTCCTGCTTAAGGGCTAGGACTAGAATAGTGAtagcattatagcaatagcatttagaattatatgCTGCTTCACTGTGATTTACAACCCTCCCTAAGCGGTTAAcagagagccagcctcttgccccccaaaatctgggtcctcgttttacccacctgagaaggatggaaggctgagtcaaccttgagactctacatggggctacctctggagtgtgttcagaaacttcagatcatgccgaatgcagccgcgagagcaattgtggggcttcctagattcgcccacgtcttgtcaacactccgcgccctgcactggctgccagtcagtttctggtcacaattcaaagtgttggtaatgacctataaagccctacatggcatcggaccagaataccttcgggaacgtcttctgccacatgaatcccagcggccaataaggtcccacagagttggccttctccaggtcctgtcaactaaacaatgtcatctggtgggctccgggggaagagccttctctgtggcggccctggccctctggaatcaactgtccccagagattagaactgcccccaccctctttgcctttcataagttactgaaaacccacctatgttgccaggcatggggtaattgaggtatCCTGGTTaatatgttttatgtatggtatgattgggttgtttgattattttaatgatatgggttttaaatgtcttttcaaattttggatttgttacattgtttatcactgttgtgagccactctgagtcggagaggggtggcatacaaatataataaaaaataattaatttcctttcatatgttgtaagcaacccgagtcctcagagaggggttgcatattaaataaatgaatgaatgaataaataactaaataaaacaataaactaataaaccaataaatcaattgatcaataaacaaacaaacacacacacacacacacacacacacacaaacaaacaaacatacatacatacataaatctcTGTTTTGGTTCACCTGGGCCTCCATCACTTCCCAAACCCCAATGCCATGGCCCCCCTTCCCTGTTACTATGGGGACCGATAACAAGCATGCATCAAACCCGTGCTGGACAGGCAGCTGACAAAAATAAACGGAGCTCCTCAGGCCAAGACTGAATTTATTTGAACTTCTGGCCTGCCAGGATGAGCAAATTCAGGTCCAAGTTACCGACATCGACCATGAAGTGAAGGGACACAGAGCAGAGATTTTGGGGAAGGTTTCGTCTTCAGGCTCCTCCAGGCGCTTTCTTCCCTCTGCAGCAGGAGGGGGAGAGCTTGCAGTAGAACCTGCACTGGCAGAGGAACGCCTGTCTGGACGCACAATTCTCATCGTTCCATTTCTCGTAACCTGGGCAGAAAAAGGAGACGTTTTTCAGGATGGATCCCCTCCGAGTCCTAAGGAAGCATTTTCGTGGCTCCTCCCACAGGTGAAGAACCTCGCTGGCTAAAATGGGCTTGTGGGTTGAGCAGATTGTTGTAACCAAGATAGCCAAGAAATCAGGAGgaatagcttgaaataaatctatattagtctcagtttttttctttgttgGTAAATATAAACACAACACCAAAGTTGTTTAAAACAaagtaagtgccaaagcccaatgCAGcaccatcaccaaaaaggcttcaagagttgttaatctaatcctacgtagcttctactccagaattctcacactactaacctgagcatacaaaactttcaccagaccaatccttgaatacaggtcatcggtctggaacccgcactgcatttcagacagaAGTTGTGGAAGTTTCATCACTGAatgctttcaagaagaaactgggcTGTCATCTctcagaaatagtgtagggtctcctgcttgggcgtggggaggggtggggggttggactagatgacctacaggttCCCTTCAAAATCTGTTAATCTATATTCTGTAAATTTGACTCCTCAGCTATGCCATCTTATAACATATCAATAAAGAAGCTAcaatccaaaataataataataataacaacaacaacaacaataacaacaacaacaacaacaataataataataataataataatccctctgGTGAAAATAACAAAGCAGGCTATCTAGCTAACTTCAAAAACTgccacaaaaatatatgccatcaAATAAAGATGAAATGCTACAACTATCACAGCAGAAGAGGAAAACCTTCTTCACAGAAAATCCATCTGTGTCTTCTACAACTtcataaataacaaactcaatgactTGAGACtcctcccaccactaaaagggcccaacaacaaagaatgctacaaTAAAACAATCAAAGCTAacttcttcaacacattctttggctcagtctttgtaaacaacaatggctcatgcccaaaattccctagacaTACCTTAAATATTcacaatgatttaacacaaataagacttcactgaagacaatgttgaaaaagcCATGCAGGGCCTAAAACCTTCTCTGTCAATCAGACATGATGGACTATGGGCATACTACCTATAAAGGCTCTCCACAACCAAAGCTGAACCAcaaagcataatctttgaaaaatccttcaggaccagttccctacTAAACCCAtcgtcactagccacagtcatccccatcttcaaaaagggagatcccactctagtagaaaattacagaccaatttctctatgttgcatcacatgcaaagtcatggaatcaatcataaaccaatccacctagaaaccaacaacctactttcaaacaagcaattcggtttcaggaaaaaaatatatcatgcaatctacaactaccacattgcaaaaacatatggacctcaaaacttttccagggcaaaacaatagatgcaatttacatagacttctgtaaagccttctaccaatccttgaatacagctcatctgtctggaacccacaccacatattggacataactccccccggagattagaactgcccctactcttcctgccttccgtaaactccttaaaacccacctttgccgtcaggcatgggggaactgaaacatctccccctgggcacgtttaatttatatatggtatgcttgtgtgtatgtctgttagtatatggggtcttttaaatctttaaatattttaaatttgttagattatttatgatttgtttccacgtgttgtgagccgccccgagtcttcggagaggggcggcatacaaatctaagtaataaataaataaataaataaataaataactacattAGAAAGTGTCGAGAGATattttatgagaagagccctccactcctctacccgCAACAGtataccttatgcaaccagacttgaaattctgggcttaggaagcttagaactacgtcgccttcgatACATCCTAAgcgtagctcataaaattatctgctacaacattctgtcaacgactacttcagcttcaaccacaacaatacacgaataaataacagatataaactcaaagtgatgtgccccaaacttgactgttgaAAATACGGCTttagcaacagaatggtcaatgcctggaactcacaatctgactctgtggtttccccttctaacccccaaaactttaccttgtTGGCCTCaacctactgttgacctcacctgactcctaagaggtcagtaaggggtgtgcataagtgcaccagcatgcctaccatgtttccctcttattagtatccATCTCATGCAcataagaatagaacagaacagaacagaattttattggccaagtgtgattgaacacacaaggaatttgtcttggtgcatatgctctcagtgtacataaaataaaaaaatacatttgtcaagaatcatgtgataaaacacttaatgatcgtcataggggttaaataagcaatgaagaaacaatcaatattaataaaaatcttaggatacaagcaacaagttacagtcatacagtcctaagtggaataggaatgatgagaaaaactagtagaaatagaagtgcagacttagtaaaaagtctgacaatgttgagggaattatttgtttagtagagtgatggagtttgggaaaaaactgttcttgtgtctagttgtcttggtgtgcataaacaatgttatatctacgtatattacaaatacgtacttgacaaaatgaatgaattaaaaatgaattaaaataaatattcttaagAAATACGAAGCTTGGCTGTTCTATTAATAATCTAGAGACCCTCACTGCTAGGAAAAGGTTATGGTGCACAGTTGTGCCCTTCCCCCCTTCATATTCTAAGGCTACAGGGAACGTCCATTGGGGAGACCGGTGGTTGCCTTTAAACCAGCTGAGGTCTCAAGAGGCTCTTCttcaaaaggaagaagaaataacTGGCTGAGAAGAAGGATCGTGGcctggaaagaagaagggaagttgggagagaaggatggaaggaatggACTCTGTTTTCATTTGGAAAatggataagaacataagaacctaagaagaggcCATGCTgattcaggccaaagcccattgagtccaacattctgtatCTCatggtggcccaccaattgtccatggggattttgagcagaaagagaaggcaaaaccctccctttcccttgacccccaagggaaccctgcccgCCTCAACCCACAGAAAGTTGGcatttggacatccatttcaataaccacctatgatacactctgcttccatgaatctgtccaatcctgccttgaagctctccaggatgacagctgtcatgacctcttctggaagggaatcccatcaaccaaggaccctctgggggaagaaatatttccctttatttgtccccactttctcacctgtgagctttagggagggcccccttgtctgagtattgtgtgatagagaaaagaatttttctctatccaccttttctatcccatgcatgattttatacactctaaagtcacctcttaaatgccacCTTTCAAGGTTGAGGAGACCaaagcattgcaacctggtttggATGGGTTTGGTCTCAACCATGTTTTCTGTGGCAGAGATTTTATAAATAGCCATTATGGCCATTGTGTGAGAGGAGGCACAATGTGCCACTTTAATTCCTAAAGATATCTGCTGGTGAAAGGTTGGATCAGGTCCACTGGCATCCATTATAAACCGCTGTGatcaaaaatataaatgaaataaatgtctTTGTCCTTGTCTCCGGACATCAAGAGTTAATAAATATATGGTTTGTGATGTTGGTGGCTTTGAATCCTGTTAAAAAGAGCTAAATGCTGAAGGACCCCTACTTGCATGTAGTTGTGGGGTATTGAGATCAGGGGGAGTCGGTTCTTCGTTAGCTCCCCCATGACTTTGAAGAATTTCACAccaattttcaggaaaacatttaTTCTGTATTCTTTGATCTAATAAGGGTCCCTTGATTATTAAGCTTTGGGGTTGTGTTTGTGATTGGCTTTTCATTAACCTAGGCAGATGCTAAGTGTTCCAAGAAGGGTCTTCACTCTTTGAAGCGCATCCTCAGCTCCCTTCCCTCCACCTTGCCTTACCTGTGCCCAAAAGTTCAACGCAATTTGCATTGCTCCCATCGTAGTTGGGCTCTCCTAGGTCCCACGCCCGGTAGCTGCTCTTGGATCCATCTGTCCACCGCCAGTTGCGATTCTGTAATGACCATGAAGACCCCTTAGTCAGCTGAGGAAGGGACTCTGGCACTGGAGAGCCCAGGTAGAAGGAAGAAGGGTTGGCAAGGATCAGACctactcccccccctctctctctctatctttctctccatctccctctctcccctccttctccctcccttcctctctccccttccacctctgtccctctctgtccctctctgtccctctccctccctctctctctccccctcctactccctctctccctctatttatctctctatcttttcctctctccctccttctccctcccttcctctctccccttgccgcactgtccctctcttttgcccccctctctccctctccttctctctctcttttcctctccccctactccctctctctttgtccctctctccctcttcttctctccctcactctctctccctctctgtctctctctccatctttccctctctctctgccccctctctccatcttcaTTTCCCCCACTCtcaccttctctctctttctccctctttctctctcctcctccctctgtctttcaccactcctctctttctccatctatctatttaatttatttaatttatttgattcaatttgtatgctgcccaacttcctagggactctaggtggctccTTAAGAACTCTAGGTGGCCTGATCATCTAAGATCTAGATGATCTTAGTTGATCTGGAACAACTAACCAGGGTTAAACTTGGTGAACTCTTGGATAGGTGATGATCCAAAATTCTCAgaagaaatgaatgaatcaaaattAATGAGTCATTGGGTGAGACCAGCAGCAAAACACTGGGAAAataaattgatgatgatgatgatgatgatgatgatgatgatgatgatggaaccATTTGAAGAATGGTTGGTGGAACTGGGTCTGGCTAGTCTAAAGAAGGgctgggggagacatgatagcagcattccagtatttgaggggctgcccaaacaactgaaagcaggacaagaagcaaaggatGAAAACTGAtcgaggagagaagcagcctagaactaaggagaaatgttctaACAATGAGGACAATCAACCAGGGAAGCAGAGGTTGTGGGGGCTCCATTGCTGGatctttttaagaagagactagaaaatcacttgtctcaaattgtataggagtctcctgcttgagcaaagggttggactagaagatctccaaggtcccttccagctctattctattctgattcttgTTGGAAGATCCTTAAAGAAAAACCCCCAGAAACAGTACAAACGAATTGATGAACATTAGCAACAGAAAGAGACCTACTTTTTCTGGGTCATGCAGTCCAATCCAGACATTTGCACTACTTTGGAGAGAGAATGAAATATATTGGGCCAATTCCAATGACTCTTCACTGCCATGGATGGAGGCGAGGTGGCAGTCTGGCTTGTGTTTCCCGCAGAATGTCTGAGGAGGAGACACAAGGGAGGAAACCAGTGAAACATCAGGAAATCTCTTGTCTATATCATGCTTACAAAAAGCTTGCAAAACATTTGCttgaccaattctggaatacaagtcacctgtctggaacttgcattgcatatcagatatcaatacaattgagagagtccagaaatatttcataagaagtGTCCTTCAAGGGGTATGCTTTGGGTTTCTTATTTAACATTGAAGGCACCTGGTTagagttggaaagaaacatttggagcaagtagagcaatgaaaaaaaccctgcaaagactcagggcttggaaaacattctttgcagagagcaacaatgaaagagcttgcaagccagtaagagctgggaagattgttcacacctggttagggctggaaagaaacttacttggagcaagtagagcaatggaaaaaaacgtgcaaagacttaggacttggaaaacattatttgcacagagcaacaatgaaagaccctgcaaggtaagagctgggaagattgttagtatCTAATTGGggtgaaattttttttttaaagctacattcagagtataagatgcacccacaatttctttcagggaggaaaaagatgcatcttatactccaaaaatacggcaATTTCATTAGAGGGGAGGAAGGTAAAAGTGGACGCCATAGAGAGGGCACAGGAGGTCTATGATCAAATTGTTGGTACAAAAGAGGAAACAGAGAGTGGAGAGAAATTAGAGGCAG contains these protein-coding regions:
- the LOC139168837 gene encoding uncharacterized protein isoform X2, which translates into the protein MGAMQIALNFWAQVTRNGTMRIVRPDRRSSASAGSTASSPPPAAEGRKRLEEPEDETFPKISALCPFTSWSMSQRNWQWTDRSSSSYLTWNQGEPSNDRNNEYCVELWRNSGHSCATGKGHGFDGAEIDRTPALKAIASCMNPHTNCKFLFVVHSAPSTWYNPFFTFCIRKR
- the LOC139168837 gene encoding C-type lectin lectoxin-Thr1-like isoform X1, whose product is MGRFFFVTLGLLIMAFSLNGAKGCCCPPDWLPMNTFCYKVFDEHKTGPDAETFCGKHKPDCHLASIHGSEESLELAQYISFSLQSSANVWIGLHDPEKNRNWRWTDGSKSSYRAWDLGEPNYDGSNANCVELLGTGYEKWNDENCASRQAFLCQCRFYCKLSPSCCRGKKAPGGA